The candidate division KSB1 bacterium nucleotide sequence GTCGATCAAATAAAGCGTGTTCGAACTTCTGCCGCCGCGGAAGCGATTCGCCACAAAACCGGGGGCCAGCGGCAGCGCTTCTTGAAAAGTTTGCACCGGTAGTGAGATGGACAAATCCTCGGCGTCGAGGTAATGCACGCTCGAAATCTCATCTTTATAAATTTTGATTCGTGGCGCGGTCACGATGATTTCCTGCTCGGCCTGTAGCGCCCGCGCCGTGAGCGAAAAGTTTACCGGTGTATTCAAATCGCTTTTGACCTCGACCCCAGTCATTTTAATCGGAATGTAACCGATCATTCTCGCACGCAGGCTGTAGCTGCCAACCGGCAGGTTTTGAATGATGTAGAAACCATGCTTGTCGGCAGTGGCCCCGAAGGCGGTATGTTCGACGACGACCGCAGCCCCCGGCAGCGGGTTGCCGGTTTCTTGATCGCGCACAAAACCAGACACCGAGCCTAAAGTGCCGGCGCCGAGCCGCGCGGTAAAACCGAGCGCAAACAACAAAATGACGCACATGAGGATTTGGCGAGTTGCAGTCATAGGTGAAATCAGAAAAATACTCTGCGGTAAAACCTTCAGTTCTTGATTTGAGCGATTTCCTTACTTGGAAAAACTTTGGTGACAAACCATGCGCAAGACACATGCCAATGCCACATAATTGCTAAACATGGCTAAAACTCTTTGTTGGATGATGGCAAGCTGTCGCTTGGAGGATCATTTCTTTATTTAAATTATAAAATTACAAGCTTCTAATCGGGTGGATATGATTAATTTTTAAACGAGAGGAAAAGCAAATGAAAGGATGTATTTTTTGTAGGCTGTGCAAAAATTTTCCTAATTATGGAAAAATTTTGCATAGATTGTTTTAAATTGATCAGCGTTGCACGCAACTGGCCACTCGGATTACAACAGGATGCGCATCGTCGAGCCTTCGCCAAGACGGGTTTCCTTCAAGAAGAGTTTGCCGTGATGATAATCTTCGACGATGCGCTTGGCAAGGCTGAGGCCAAGCCCCCAGCCTCTTTTCTTGGTGCTAAAGCCGGGTTTGAAAATATTTTTGCGAACGGCCGGCTCGATGCCGCGGCCGTTGTCGCGAATATCCAGCGCGATGCGATGCCGATTGTCGCCGGCCGGTTTCAATTCGAGAATGATTTCACCCTTCGGTTTTTCGATGGCGTCGAGCGAATTTTTGATGAGATTCTCCAACACCCATTCAAAGAGATCACGATTGATGGCAACGGGCCTGATGTCGCTGGGATTGGCATTGGTGATTTCGAGATGAACTTCCTTGCCCATTTGCGGCAGCCGGCGCCGAAAATATTTAATGACATCCTCGAGCATCGGCATGAGATCTTGTTCTTTCAAATCCGCCTGTGAGCCGATTTGCGAAAAGCGCGACGCGACTTTGCTGAGGCGTTCGACATCCCGCTGCATTTCGTTGAGTGTGCTGTCGCCGTTGCTCACCTGAGCTTTGCTGCGCAACAACTCAATCCAGCCGAGCAGAGAAGAAATCGGCGTGCCGAGTTGATGCGCCGTTTCCTTTGCCATGCCCACCCAGATCAAACGCTGCTCGTTGCGGCGAATGCTGTTGAAGCCCCAAAACCCGACGAGAATGAACATGCCGGCCACGATGATTTCCGCGTACGGCAGCATTTGCAGTTGTTTGATCAGCTTGGAGTCGCCATAAATCAAATAGCTCAAAATCCGCGGCTGACCGGTTTGCGGATCAGTATAAGTAAGC carries:
- a CDS encoding HAMP domain-containing histidine kinase, producing MPILHYRGAGRFKGFLFALAILIILALLWYTQKIVNGLRSEARQILLFYTQFYARAASEASDSDLSFIFEHIIQRTDFPIILCDENFEPTTWKGIDIPPDSANSPAARAEVRKIMASMREEIDPIPLTYTDPQTGQPRILSYLIYGDSKLIKQLQMLPYAEIIVAGMFILVGFWGFNSIRRNEQRLIWVGMAKETAHQLGTPISSLLGWIELLRSKAQVSNGDSTLNEMQRDVERLSKVASRFSQIGSQADLKEQDLMPMLEDVIKYFRRRLPQMGKEVHLEITNANPSDIRPVAINRDLFEWVLENLIKNSLDAIEKPKGEIILELKPAGDNRHRIALDIRDNGRGIEPAVRKNIFKPGFSTKKRGWGLGLSLAKRIVEDYHHGKLFLKETRLGEGSTMRILL